The following proteins come from a genomic window of Macrobrachium rosenbergii isolate ZJJX-2024 chromosome 39, ASM4041242v1, whole genome shotgun sequence:
- the LOC136825837 gene encoding translin-associated factor X-interacting protein 1-like, which yields MMVVEATLAQLIQMVRPYNTLLALIHHGYHHILQHLQAYVRKLKITEVLRLISHSDIHVVKNSYYSYTGWPYKLFSVMLDKTDNPYGKMRAEELCRLRELESLTSELSAELENVESQRDYLKEQLTKAEGAFEEEHQKAVCMAEEKKKLEAHFLEAKVEAGGLKKKLENYLGEGPGSDPQLLKIALSKCREELASKARLLQDMERQYREVVPRADFDRQQRRLNSLAASHKQLSHVHEMLKEQHEALLCSYEQVVTERDGLSEENQALRRAATPRPEWNRVAEYIEGGISRWRELSYGKTSDQTVDVLISELTGSQLTTTSEFIDCKGNEPGVPAYLRYEGSVRNRRLGKRDLMLIIDDIWGIKRKLCNKDPMEHFVDQYFKERYHLEEVRAEWCYSLADGCQRLAHEEQIGLFWGILCGQVQEQVYHYQVDIVNNLYNTLKSKDSSEKGLINRSAFLECIKEVFPLKTDDHIQVLMDIAARAASLKDPSLIKYHNLFPQGSGTERTTLVNEIVQQARDEQDVYIQEVLDELGYAAMDVAVHELSRALTIVDPRIEQRDLDAYLEWVFNTTRDQLKKTPPIPLPLLAARLQTGHIVRVGAKT from the exons ATGATGGTCGTAGAAGCTACTTTAGCCCAGCTGATACAGATGGTGCGACCTTACAACACCTTGCTAGCTCTCATTCATCACGGCTATCACCACATCCTGCAGCACCTTCAGGCATACGTCAGAAAGCTGAAAATAACCGAGGTTCTGCGACTGATTTCACATTCTGATATTCACGTTGTCAAAAATTCTTATTACTCGTACACTGGCTGGCCCTACAAACTATTCTCT GTAATGCTTGACAAAACTGATAACCCTTATGGGAAAATGAGAGCTGAGGAACTTTGTCGCTTGAGAGAACTGGAATCCCTCACTAGCGAGCTGTCTGCAGAACTTGAAAATGTTGAGAGTCAGAGAGACTATCTCAAAGAACAACTGACGAAG GCAGAAGGAGCCTTCGAGGAGGAACATCAGAAAGCAGTATGCATggcagaggaaaagaagaaactgGAAGCCCACTTCCTTGAG GCTAAGGTAGAAGCAGGAGGACtgaagaagaaattagaaaattatttaggtGAAGGTCCAGGAAGTGACCCACAGCTGTTGAAAATCGCACTCAGTAAATGTAG GGAGGAACTGGCTTCAAAGGCACGCCTCCTACAGGACATGGAAAGACAATACCGAGAGGTCGTCCCGAGGGCCGACTTCGACCGGCAGCAGCGTCGCCTGAATTCGCTCGCCGCCTCACACAAACAACTGAGCCACGTTCACGAGATGCTCAAAGAACAACACGAAGCGCTTTTGT GTTCCTATGAACAGGTCGTAACTGAAAGAGACGGATTAAGTGAGGAAAATCAAGCACTGAGACGGGCAGCCACACCTAGACCTGAATGGAACAG GGTCGCCGAGTACATAGAAGGAGGCATCAGCCGGTGGCGAGAACTGTCCTACGGGAAGACGAGCGACCAAACGGTGGACGTCCTAATTTCCGAACTAACCGGTTCGCAACTCACTACCACCAGTGAGTTCATCGATTGCAAG GGGAACGAGCCAGGTGTGCCTGCTTACCTGAGATACGAAGGGAGCGTCAGAAACCGTCGCCTCGGGAAAAGGGACTTAATGCTGATCATTGATGACATCTGGGGCATCAAGAGGAAGCTGTGCAACAAGGATCCGATGGAACACTTTGTGGATCAATACTTCAAAGAAAG GTATCACTTGGAAGAGGTAAGAGCCGAATGGTGCTACTCCTTGGCCGATGGCTGTCAAAGGCTGGCACACGAAGAACAG ATCGGATTATTTTGGGGCATTTTATGTGGCCAGGTACAGGAGCAAGTTTACCATTATCAGGTCGACATCGTCAATAATCTGTACAACACACTGAAATCCAAGGACTCATCGGAAAAG GGCTTGATCAATCGTTCAGCGTTCCTCGAATGTATCAAGGAAGTATTTCCTTTGAAGACCGATGACCACATTCAGGTTCTGATGGACATTGCAGCCAGGGCGGCTTCGTTGAAAGACCCATCTTTAATCAAGTATCATAACTTGTTCCCGCAG GGGAGTGGCACTGAGAGAACTACGTTGGTAAACGAGATCGTCCAGCAAGCCAGAGATGAACAAGACGTCTACATCCAGGAAGTATTAGATGAGTTGGGTTACGCAGCCATGGATGTTGCAGTCCACGAACTTAGCCGAGCTCTTACTATTGTGGATCCTCGGATAG AGCAACGTGACCTGGATGCCTATCTGGAGTGGGTCTTCAACACGACTAGGGACCAGCTCAAGAAGACTCCACCCATCCCTCTGCCCCTACTGGCTGCAAGGCTGCAAACTGGTCACATTGTGAGAGTTGGCGCCAAGACTTAA